atttaacaaaaaattaatttttatagaaatattttaatcttttaaagttatattgctgagagagaaaaaaaactaaaatttaatatgaatggTTGCGTTATTTTCctaaaaatcgaaaataaatattgacccgaaaactaaaattatcattttctaggaaaataaatattttaattttaacttagtgaaagaaaattaaaaatattactggtaatatgtttttaaaatcgaaaataaattgaattcaaCTAATTTgctttaattatattaggatatgATACATTGTGGgtgaaaataatcatttaatatatttattaggataattatcaaatttatacatgatTTATGGTTCAATGTGCGATTTGATACGTAAACTTTGATTTGGTACAATTATacatatgaaatttgaattgcGGTTTATGTGTACatgataatttgattttgatttaaacGCACTATATCAACGTAAAATGGTATTAATTTGATAACATTGCCAATgctttatgaaaattgaatctaatcaaaattttataaataaaatcgtacaaaatcaaagttcatatatgcCATTATACATTGGATCAAAGTTcatttatagttttaatatttatccctaTTTATTAAGTATCGACATAAAAACCAAATATTACTttggttgaaatgataaaattagaaagtATGTGTTGTACAAAACACGTTAgcgaataaaataattaaatcaaaataaacacatataaaataaattataaatagaagaatttatatttaatttgtgaaAGATGAAAACCAAAGGAAAACcgtaaaaaaaagttaaaataaaaaggaagaatAGAGATTTTATGAAACGTTGAGGCCTATGAACACAGTTTCTTTAAGACAGTTTCAGCCGCTCCTACGGTACTTGGAGAAACTTGGTCGAGTGTCTCCCAAGATACAACAACAACAGTGATCAAAGTAGTAGCACCTCTACAACGATCAATGAACAAACGTTGCCTTTTTCTATCACCGGAACGTTAAAAATtcggagaagaaaagaagagtttTAATAGCAATAGAAAATCGGTGTGAGAGTGTGGAAAAAATGAGCAAAGAATTCTAAAGAAGTCTTAGCCTTTTATAGGTATTCAAAGTGGAGGGATTTATGGAAATATCCATGTATAATGATACAAAATCTATATTAAATGGGcaattgaatcaatttaattaaaatcaaatcacatCGATTAGCATTAAATAATTCAggatatatatatcattttatataatattttgtatatatttgctgaggaaaaattaaatttcgtaTTGGGCTAAAATATCCATAGGTCCACTTTGGCCCCAACCGGTCTGGACATTTCGCGTTACTCACGTCGTGCGGGTGTGCCTCAAACCCTGTCAGGTTTGGACCTGCACCCCCTTGCACGTGAGATATGATTCCAAGCTTAGTTAGTCAACCACTCAACCATTTTAGGCATATGATATACCATTataaaggtctcatggagtagaataagaaatcataattttatgattcaattcTCCACCTTTATctattgagaatatgcctcaaagttccataaaaatgcaatttttcaAACAATATGTTTGGTGTCTTAAGTTCAAATCACaccacaaatatatattatttttaaaaaagtgtatatatattggattttaaataaaagacaaaaaaaaactagtagACTCTTTAgaaattatgatttgagtaaaaaaaatggattttgatttgaaaattcaaattttttaattgcataacaaataaaaaattggatttgaatttagGTAAATCTAGGGCTGTAAATGAACCGAGCTTGAACGGACAAACCTCTAttcatgtttgtttgtttagttTTAAGTTTGTTTGTGTTCAGTTTATGTTTgttaagaatttcaaatttttgttcatattcatttatttaaaattatgtgtgtTCATGTTCTTTTGTTTAATGTTCATGAACATATCCATGAACATATAATTGAACATGTTCACgaacaatgttaataaataataaacaaacaaacaaacaataaatacatacacacatatattgtttagatataaaatagtcaaatataaatattaataattatattataaatgaaaaaatacaaaccaagataattttattaatatatgcaAATGGAACAATAAATGAGTTttaagatgattttattaatatatattaatggaatttttataagaaaatatcattaataaataaacaagccAATAAACAAGGTTTTGAATGAGCTTGCTCGTGAATATAAACGAACCGAACACACCTCTGTTCAtgttcattcatttattaaacgaacataaaaaaaattcatactcgtttatttagcttaataaatgaacataaacgAACATTATACGAACGGTTCACGAACAGTTCATCGAACGTTTTGGTCATTTACACCCCTAGGCAAATCCAAATCCAATTtcataatagttaaattttggaTTCCAAAAGacattttaaaacttgaaaattttaaaatccaagattgattaaagaaaagcataatgataattttaaccCTTAACGTTTAGtcattttgtcattttgactcttattctcttttttgggtcattttggccctcaacctttaaattttagtcaaattgTTTGCTTTTGGATAGAAAAACTTattgaactattaaaattttaatagcatTGATGTGGTAGCTCATGTGGCATATTACGTATGATTCACTGCTAACATGGATAAATCTTCTAAAAGTTTTTAAGAACTTCTttgaaatttgttgatttttaaaatattattattattttaatttttatgaattaaacGTGTATTTCCATGCGAGTGACTACATCAatgccattaaaattttaacagttcaaTCACTTTTATGTCCAAAAACAAGCAATTTGactcaaatttaaaggttgagggccaaaatgaaaaaattagtaaacgttaggggctaaatttatcattatgcctaaaaaaaacatgacaacttttttgttttctcttctttcacACTTCCTTCAAAactcaaacaataaataaataattttacttataatatGTCATTAACAAAGCTCAAAGATTTTCAGAGTTGGACGATAGGTAAACCAATCAGGCTATCAGTTTCGATTTAACCAATTTGATCGATCTAACCagtttgattgaataaattattaaagataagtaaatatttaaaaatagataaagcTGGTTCAATTGGTTCGATCACCGATTCGACCGATTCACGAGTCAACCAATCTAACCCCTTATTCTGAATTGCTACCTCAATCGATTTCTAATCCAATCAGTTTGATAAGTTGATCTGattcgattttgaaaatagtgatgaagctttattcatttaatttaatacaatataaatactcaaaaatttcatttatataatagtttccacaaatttaatttataaatccctaacttttaatttataattttcataattaggtCGCCAGTTTGCTAGTCCAACTGATTCGATTGGTCTGTTCAgttctattaaataaattattaaaacatttataaaaataaaaatattaaaaaataaaaaaataaaaaaataaaaaaaatggttcaaCCGACTCAATGACCCAATCAACTAGTCCATACCGATTCCCGGATCAACTAGTCTAATGCCTATCTCCAAATTGGTACACTAATCGGTTCTCGGTCCGACCAATCAATATAGTCTGGTTTAAACAACAATGTTCAAAAAGTTAGGGTCAATTAAATttaaggtcactaaactattggcaagtttatattttggtcactcaacttcaaaaagttacaaaatagtcactgtactatttgacaattttcatttaattctaGGTTGTTAAAATCACCATTGTATGGCCTTCTCCATTCGCATCACTGATACCAATAGAAAGCTCCCATTTCCTTCGTATTCTTCAGCTTTGAATGCACAAACCTGCTAAAATCCGAATAGCTTTCTTCTTTAATCTTCGGCACTATCTTTCAGATCagcttggatctaaggtatgttgtACTCATCAATAGGTAATGTTCCACCATACTATTTGTCGAATCAACACTTGGAGCTCACCagctagatttttttttaaagaaaagactTAACagtccaatgacttaaatgatttagaatagttcaatgactattttttaactttttgaagttgggtaactaaattgtaaacttactaataattcaatgactttgggtgtagtttaccctattgTTTATATGcttaatatatatgaatgtacttgaacttgacaacttATACCTACTTgatacttaaactttttttttgatctaattggtacctaaacttggaAACCGTAAGTCAACTTGGTACTCTTTTTAGGTACCTTACTAACACCATTAAAATATGCTATTGTGGCACTGATAACCAATAGCATCAAGGGCGTATTTAAGGGGGGCTAGCAAAGGCCCTGACCCcctctaaaattaaaaattttccatttaggccctttaaatttttaaaattttaaattagtaaagataaaattacactttgccccctaaaaatgataaaaaaaattttgatttaatcctttaaaaaatatagggtATTCAAaaggtgaaattgcattttaactatcgtaaaaattacaatttaattttggtctccctaaaaaaaatttctgactTTGCCCTTGAATAACATGGTGACATATTGAAGCCTCACATTTCAACgtgggaaaatttttaaaaataaaagatattaaaattgtattaaaaaaattatatattttatttttgtcacaTGTTGAAATGTGAAGCTATCACATGTTATTATAATATTGATTGTCTAACGatattaattatctaaaaaatacaaaattaacttaaaatttttcaatttaaatatcaattaaattttaaaaaaattaaataccaaatatacataaattaccaAGTTTAAATAGCTGCCTATATATATCAAGGAACGAAGAGGGTGTGTGATTTTGTAGAGGTTGGGGTACATGGAAAGAGATGACGGATGGTACTTGGATCTCAATGTGGGCCCCACAAAAAGAAGTTGGCTTGTTTTGAAACAAAATGCATTTGCTTTAACTTAAAAGCATGTGGGGGGTaggatttaatttgattttcttttcttttttatactAATAAGTTGTATATTTTCCAATAAAATGATCTAATGGTTTACATTGGTTGGACAAATTCCTCAATGGGGTCTTCTTAGGAGTGATTCATTATCTACAAAAAAAGAGTATGTAAGCACATAGAGGCATACCACCCACCAAAAGGATTTCAAATCACTTTTCATAACTCCAGGGATCGAATGCGAAACCTCAACTCTTCGGAGATCCTTTCCCATTTCCTTCCACAACGTAAGGGatactctctttttcttttttaaacgAGTTGTTGGACACCTACCCATCTCTTTCTTTATACACATACGTctggattcatttatttttacatatttatatttttaaaattaaatattatagattcaaatattttaattatcatttataataGATTCAATTTTAGGGTTCGTTTGTCtacatgtaaaaggttttatggaaaatattttctgtatttttctgtgtttgtttcacagaaAACAGCTTGGTCAACAGAAAATGACTTACAGGTCAACGAAAAATAAGCCTTTTTCCTTATAAAATgacttacccttttgaaaagcgtaagtcattttccagaaaagggctcctcaatagataattttacttttatataaaaattaacttaaatcaaatttaatattattatattgataataaatttatttttatttttaaaaatatttaaaatattaatataagatattatattttaatattattaaacatacgtatttaattatttatatttagtcatataataaattattaatataattaatataatttattattttaataaattatttaatatttaaattttattttaatagtaaattttaaaataatatttttaaataatattttcacatattattgaaaatatcaatattaatattttaatactaattatttattacaattataaatatattaataataaatgttttgtagtataaatgttaaaatatgtcataagtctatatattcttcacaaatttgcaatttagtttcgtacttttatttttaagaatttagtcctctactttccagatttgaaaatcaagtccaattgagacattgttgatttttttgtcaattttgttaatgtcacattttaaataaaaaatattcaattagtagtcatgtaactaaaaataatcgttgtaatgaacctaaatttaacaaaatatttttaatatatgtaaaaacaatgtaaaatataaaattatagatatcaaataaactcaattaaacaatgaaaaataaaaaaatctcaaatgtatgtttgtttaattgaaaacgacttttatgaaatatttttaaagaacctgccaaataaaagaaaatattttacacagattcatccaaacatcagaaaatattagcttttctagaaaagtaagtcattttccagaaatcattttccggaagctattttcagtgaaacaaacggagccttagtatttactttattttttaatcaaaaatatatttactaaatATTGGTATtcaacaaataattcaattaattatatagataataaattttaaaaagattagaGTTTTATAGAAATTTTGAATGTCTAATCCATAACATAAATCTAACATTTATcgtaattattttatgattttagttCTTTAATATTTTCTGTCAACTGATTACAGTagagtgtatatatatatatatagatatatataaccATCGTAATTTAAGACCCCGTTCTCCTTTGCGTTTTAGAAGGACTTTTGCAATAAAAAGGTCATTTTCTCTTTAAAAGGAATGAAGAACGGCCTCCATTTCAGAAAAATTTCACCATCTAAAAAGTCCTTCTCTGCAAATGaagaagttaaaaaatttaacttttcttcagccaaaagtgcttttggctgATAATTGACCTTTTTAACCTGTCTTCTCCCCCAAAAAACGTTCTTTTCTCTGTTGGTTCTTTGGAGCTCTATAcccattttttttcacattttcgcTTTCAAAGCTCTTTCCTGTTCTTTGTTCCTTTTCTGCAGGTGAGTTtgttttcttcatcttcttcttcttctctttaattattcattatgCTTTGTTTTTAGTTGCTTTTTATTTCCTCTTCCGCAAGTAAGTAACTCTTCCaacagaaaaaaagaagaagggagAATTCTGGCTTTTGTCCTATTTTGCTTTACTGCTTTGCTCTGCTTTGTGCCTCTCCTGCTTTGCTCTGCTTTGCTTTAGTGATTGCTAGATCCCCAGGAGTGTTTAGAGTTAAACCTGCAAGACCAAACTATTTTTGTTGatgaaaatagaagaaatataaactaaatatttgaatattatggGTACCCAGTTCCTCCTACATTCTTCAAAGTGAGTGCCATTTGATATTTTAGATActttgcatgattttttttagCACAATTAGACaagaccctttttttttttgttttaaatgttgctGTAATACGTTTCCATGGAATAATATGTTGAAAATCCATCATCACCAATAATAAAGCAAAAAATTATTAGGATTCTTCCATGGAAGCTTATCTTTCAAAACCAAATGGTCTAACCCCACCAACCAAATTACAATAGAAGTTTGGTTCCAATTCTTGTAGCCTATTTTTTGGTAACTTATTATTGAGGCAAACAACTTCAAGCTTGCaatagtaataataacaataataaaagtaaCATCAAACCGCCGTTTTCCTTTTACAGGAAGTATGTTTTTGGCTGCTAATTGGCATTGAAATACCAATATGTTCACATAAAATCCTCTTCAAGTTCCAACAAAGATTTGCTTGTTGTAGCAATTTGTTTGTTTGAGGTCATCTTTTCAGAGACCATAAGACCCTTGTAGCTTCTTATCTCTACTTGTCTTTCCTTTTCAAGCCTTTGCAATTCCTCATGTTGTTTCTACCAGAGAAATCAAAtggattttcattttagttatccAAATAACAATGTTCGTACAAGGTCAAAGGATGAGACTGTAATCCCAGCATTTAGCACCTATAGTATAAGTATTTAGTAAGCAACATCAACAATACTACTAGAACTTCTTTGATCTCATCGTAAATATCTGAATAATTAGCAGCAAAGTGAAGCTGAATATAAGTCCATTGAAAAATTGTGCCATTCTGATCATAGTTTACAgtcatttactttatttttattagaatacATATGTATTTGGTTTAAGAAACTGgacaagaaacataatccaaatATATCATTATGTATATAGAACAACAACATCATACATATATGTTAATtgagattaaaatttatatgtacaATAATTGCTCATGCAGCTCTGCCCTTCATGAATCCAGTACGGTATAACAACTTATATCCTAAACAAAATCCAGTAGGGtaactttcatttttcatgCTGCAATCATTTAgaatatttattacatatagCATACTCGAACAAAACCATCAGCTGATGTTGCCAATAACCAATATCAAACCTAagaaataagttaaaaaaagtgGCTCACTTTTTCCCTTAGTTGTTGCTTTCTCTCTGCCCTTTCTGCAGTATTAACAGCTTCTCTCTCAGCTGCaataacatattatattatGCTGCATTAGTTGCATCAAGAACAAACAAAACaatgtgaatttaaaaaaacaatacagTTAATGCAGCAAAGGCAAGCAAATGCAAATGGAAAAAACGACATTATTGCATACCACCATATATCTTCTTCTCTTTGTCTTTTTGtcttaaaactaaaatcataatgAACGCAAAATGATTCAATGAAATACTGTAAATCACagtatgcttttattttatgctttatcCTTAAGTAGTTTCCATGCACTGCCCTGCTTTGTTTCCTTTCTACCAATTGATTTCATGACATAAATGTACTatataaattagtatatatgAGTGAActcatttgatttatttatttgacgTTTTCAATTTTCCATAAATATCAGTAGTTGCATTTGTCTCTAAGTACACTTTAGgttttttcaattataaattatttgttctaTGGATGAGAATGGATTTTTGAGTGAAGTTATTGATAAAATCAGTAGTTAGTACAATATCTTttgtaaatgattgatttggtttaatttatttcCCCTTGACTATTTTCTGCTTATTCTCAATCAACCTATTCTGGAATTCCTTGGTTCTTGGACTTGACAAAGTAAATCCCAGGTTTGTGAGCTTATTACGTTTCTTTCATTGCTTCTGCCTTGGATTCTGAATAGTTGGATGCAGTTAACATTGATGtatcaatttctaaaattctatTTATCTTTTTTCCTAAAGAAATTAACTTTACCTCTATAGACAACGGGAGCTAGCCATGTTATTGCTGTTAGGCTAATTTTTGAAGTTTCATTGGACATTGGGAATATAATAAAGACATATAACATTTACTGTCGGGTccattttttggtaaaattaatattagaggaaaatattttgatacaCATGTAAACAAATATACTTATGTgacatttgattttcttgattgtTTTACTGGCTGAAACGAATCTGTTCGTTTACACAATAGATGAGTACTTCAACGGTTGAAGTTAGTGGTGAAAAAGTGAAAGCAATGTGGGATAAGAGATTGACAGaaatattttgtgatatttgtattaaagaGATATTGAAAAGTAATAGGCCTGGTACTCATTTCACAAAAGATGGATGGTTGAAAATAATGACCAACTTTGAGAAAGAAGCGAGCAAGGGTTTTTCACAAAGACAACTTAAAAATAGGTGGGATGCCctaaaaaaagaatggaaagcTTGGAAGAAACTTAAAGGTGAAGATACTGGTCTAGGGTGGAATCCTATAAAAATAACCGTTGATGCATCTGATGATTGGTGGGAGAGTAGGCTACAGGTACATTAATAATTctgaatatttttgttttttcttatttatgaggTTATTGATAATTACTGTTATTAAACTATCATTTTATATGTAGGTTGTACCTGAAGCTCAAAAATTTAGAACATCGGGCACTGATCTCGAATTCGAAGGGAAGTTGGACCAAATGTTCATGGGGATAGTTGCAACAAGTGATAAAGCATGGACACCTTCTTCTGGTACACTCCGAAGTAATTTTTTTGAGGATGTTAACAACGAAATACCTGaagagaatgaagaagaaaatatgagaaatgatgttcacatttcaaatgatgttcacatttcaaatgatgttcaaaTTGATGGATATCAAGTTCACATTTTAAAACTGGAAGAAAGAAATCCTCAAAGCAAATTGGAGGGGTTGCAAGATTGTCCagtcaaatagaaaaattatgcaATGCAGCTGACAATATAAGTCAAGCCACATCTAGTTTGACTCCTGTTATGGATCCATATGGTATTCCACAAGCAGTCAAAGTGCTTGACAGCATGTCGGAAGAAGTTCCAGAAGCTAGTTCGCTATACTTTTTCGCACTTAAATAAGGACAAgcgaattatgtttttattaattaatcccAAGATTAGAGCTTTGTGGCCTAAGTCAGAAATAGAggatatttgaaaattttttgatcTTCTAGGTTTCAGAGATATCTATTATGTGACTAAACAACAATGCTAAACTAATTTTATcaatagttatttatgtttggtttttggatattgaatttatgttctccttatttatgtgtaatctagttttattaatagttgtttatgtttggtctttggatattgaatttatgttctacttatttatactaaattagttttatcaatagttgtttatatatgattttggatataaaatttattcacagGTGATGAGTATAGTTGAGAATTACAGCGGTGATGAAAGTGATgatgaaagggaaaagaaagagattttaCAACGCATGGAATGTTTTAACCGATTATTTGCTGTTGCATCTTCTTCCGTGCAATTATATTACGAGAAGTATATATTGAGGCAACCATGCATGGATTCAAAACAGTCAGGTGAGACATGGATCCGAGAGATCCTTGACGATCACGAATCATGTTGTATGATTAACTTTAGGATGTCTAAAATGGTATTAACAAGTTTGTTGAGAGTTTTGGAGACAAGATACAACTTGCAAACTTCAAGAAACCTATCTTCTAGTGAAATGTtgggaatttttttatacatcttGGGCACCGGCGCAAAAGTTTCCCAATGTTGAGAAAGATTTCAAAGGTCTGGATCAACAATAAGTCGAAACTTTGCAACTGTGCTTGAGAAAGTTTCAAGGATGGCCACTGATCTAATTGCACccgaatatccttttttttAGCTCAAAACCCGAACAAATACATAATGATTCTAGATATATGCCgcattttaaggttaaaatttaattttatattattatattttaatatatttggttGACTAAAAATATGCACgagagtaatatgattatttgttcAGGATTGCATAGGTGCAATTAATGGTACTCACATTGCTGCTATTCTTCCACCAAATGAACAGATTCCCTATATTGGAAGAAAATGTATCCCGACTTAAAATGTTATAGCagtatgtgattttaatatgtgtttCACCTTTGTCATGGTTGGATGGGAAGGGCCGGCACATAACACTAGAATATTTCTTGATGCAATTCGAGATCCGAAATACAAATTTCCGCACCCACCAAATGGttagatattttttttatatgtgattttctaaataataaagtataagttctttaattgataatttttataaaaaaattctcaaattaattgtttgttatattatgacttgtaggaaaatattatcttgttgatTCTGGATATCCTCAAATGAAAGGTTATCTTGGACCATATAGGgcgatatcatttacctgacTTTCGTAGAGGTAGACCGGTATCTGGTAAAGAACAGATATTCAATCATTCACATTCATCATTATGTAGTGTGATTGAACGaacttttggtgttttgaaaaaaaatgggtcATTTTAATGGATATGTCaagttatagttttgaaaagcaAACAATGATCGTTTTGCTACAATGACGATACACAATTTTATCCGAAAACATGCCGATCGAAATGATGCAGATTTTATGAAATACGAAGATATTAACTGGGCATATGAGAATATTATTGATTCAGAAAATGCGCATGGTCGAGAAAGTAATGATGACAACGACGacgatgatgatggtgatgatgacggttaatcaaacaattcaagtggttttgaaatggaattaacaAGAGATGCTATAGtttctagtttaatgaattcactttaaattgtaaatgctattgtaaaatttttagtatttatatttggtatataaatattatcacttttaaaactttaatccaaatatatgtaatattttaatttgttaggtttatgttttctatgttatgttaatatctaatatgagttatatattcaaatacattttaaaataaaataatacaaatgtgttaaaagcattaattaaaaatagaaaataattttataataatacaattgtgtcaatatctaattaa
This genomic window from Gossypium raimondii isolate GPD5lz chromosome 10, ASM2569854v1, whole genome shotgun sequence contains:
- the LOC105778226 gene encoding L10-interacting MYB domain-containing protein, encoding MSTSTVEVSGEKVKAMWDKRLTEIFCDICIKEILKSNRPGTHFTKDGWLKIMTNFEKEASKGFSQRQLKNRWDALKKEWKAWKKLKGEDTGLGWNPIKITVDASDDWWESRLQVVPEAQKFRTSGTDLEFEGKLDQMFMGIVATSDKAWTPSSGTLRSNFFEDVNNEIPEENEEENMRNDVHISNDVHISNDVQIDGYQVHILKLEERNPQSKLEGLQDCPVK